In the Topomyia yanbarensis strain Yona2022 chromosome 3, ASM3024719v1, whole genome shotgun sequence genome, one interval contains:
- the LOC131688842 gene encoding uncharacterized protein LOC131688842 isoform X1 codes for MHVVPSNDTERLIKLEKMVHTSNMYHASNKRQQNTIMGDIKNIITQLSKLTSATTEDVKIPILSYDELVVLENFSKTPQGKAAVRKRFEREHFATLYDFCRNYTEQLFAKSNYTTWTGHSAHNAHTSVQPQKASDMCVVQILLDVAQEKYASDRKTATSTFARALKNLNETEKARKKRNERTEGISKMEIKVNLKQLLS; via the exons ATGC ATGTAGTACCTAGTAATGACACTGAGCGCCTCATAAAACTCG AAAAAATGGTCCATACATCTAATATGTATCACGCTTCTAACAAACGACAGCAAAACACTATCATGggagatataaaaaatataatcacTCAACTTAGCAAACTGACATCTGCAACAACAGAGGATGTAAAAATTCCGATCTTAAGTTACGATGAGCTTGTAGTTTTGGAGAATTTTTCCAAAACTCCTCAAGGAAAGGCTGCAGTACGAAAAAGATTCGAGCGGGAGCATTTCGCAACTTTATATGATTTCTGCAGAAATTATACCGAACAATTATTCGCCAAATCCAACTACACTACGTGGACCGGACACTCAGCACATAACGCACATACCTCCGTGCAACCACAAAAAGCCTCTGATATGTGTGTAGTTCAAATCTTACTTG ATGTAGCCCAAGAGAAATATGCTTCAGATAGGAAAACAGCAACGTCAACATTTGCCCGCGCtttaaaaaatttgaatgaaaCGGAGAAAGCGAGGAAGAAACGAAACGAAAGAACTGAAG GTATTTCGAAAATGGAGATCAAAGTAAACTTGAAACAATTATTATCGTGA
- the LOC131688842 gene encoding uncharacterized protein LOC131688842 isoform X2, which yields MHVVPSNDTERLIKLEKMVHTSNMYHASNKRQQNTIMGDIKNIITQLSKLTSATTEDVKIPILSYDELVVLENFSKTPQGKAAVRKRFEREHFATLYDFCRNYTEQLFAKSNYTTWTGHSAHNAHTSVQPQKASDMCVVQILLDVAQEKYASDRKTATSTFARALKNLNETEKARKKRNERTEDMGM from the exons ATGC ATGTAGTACCTAGTAATGACACTGAGCGCCTCATAAAACTCG AAAAAATGGTCCATACATCTAATATGTATCACGCTTCTAACAAACGACAGCAAAACACTATCATGggagatataaaaaatataatcacTCAACTTAGCAAACTGACATCTGCAACAACAGAGGATGTAAAAATTCCGATCTTAAGTTACGATGAGCTTGTAGTTTTGGAGAATTTTTCCAAAACTCCTCAAGGAAAGGCTGCAGTACGAAAAAGATTCGAGCGGGAGCATTTCGCAACTTTATATGATTTCTGCAGAAATTATACCGAACAATTATTCGCCAAATCCAACTACACTACGTGGACCGGACACTCAGCACATAACGCACATACCTCCGTGCAACCACAAAAAGCCTCTGATATGTGTGTAGTTCAAATCTTACTTG ATGTAGCCCAAGAGAAATATGCTTCAGATAGGAAAACAGCAACGTCAACATTTGCCCGCGCtttaaaaaatttgaatgaaaCGGAGAAAGCGAGGAAGAAACGAAACGAAAGAACTGAAG acATGGGTATGTAG